The DNA segment GACCATCGTGCTCACCAACGGGTGCGGCGGTCTGCGCGAGGGCATGCGCCCCGGCCAGCCGGTGCTGATCAGCGACCACATCAACCTCACGGCGACCTCGCCGATCGTGGGCGCGAACTTCGTCGACCTGACCGACCTGTACTCGCCGCGGCTGCGCGCCCTGTGCAAGGAGGTGGACCCCACCCTGGAGGAGGGTGTCTACGCGCAGTTCCCCGGCCCGCACTACGAGACCCCGGCCGAGATCCGCATGGCCCGTGTCATCGGCGCGGACCTGGTCGGCATGTCCACGGTCCTGGAGGCCATCGCGGCGCGCGAGGCCGGTGCCGAGGTCCTGGGCATCTCCCTGGTCACCAACCTCGCCGCGGGCATGACCGGCGAGCCCCTCAACCACGAGGAAGTCCTCCAGGCCGGCCGCGACTCCGCCGCCCGCATGGGGACGCTGCTGGCCCAGGTGCTGCGCAAGCTGTAGCCCCCGGCCGACGGTCCGGACATCGGGCGACCCGGACGCCGGGGCCCGGCCGGGCACCGGGAGCACGGGGGCTGCCGGGGCCGCGGTGGGGCGCGGCGGCCGTGGTGGGGCGCGGCGGCCACGGTGGGGCGGTGCGCGCGTGCCCCCGCCGGCGCCGGACCCCGCAGATGTCCGGCCGGCGCCGGGCGGCGTGCGTCCCGGCCCGCGTCGGACGGCCCGCGTCGGACGACCCGCGTCGGACGACCCGCGTGTCGAGTCCGGTGGCGGCTGACGGGCGTGGTCCGGACGAGGGCCGGGCGGCGCGAGTCGTCCGGCCGGGCAGCGGATCACATGCACGTTCCCGCCCGACGGCGGACCACGGGCCCGCCCCGGACGAGAGCCGGGCCGCGCGGGCCGTCCGGCCGGGCGGCGGGGCACGTGTGCATCCCGGTCGAGAGCCGGGCGGCGTGGACTGACCGGGCGGGCACCGGGTCGTGTGTACGTCCCCGCCGACGGCATCACGTCCCCGCCGGCGGCGGACGGCGTGCGCGGTCCGGACGAGCAAGGCCCGGGCCGCCCCCGGAGCCATCCCCACCGCCCCGCCCCACCCGTCACCCATCCGGCCGACCGAGTCGGGCGGGCAGGACATCGGCAAACACAGGAGAGGTTGATCCCAAGGTGCACGATCTGATCGCGCGGGCCAGCGCATGGCTCGCCGAGGACCCCGACCCGGACACCCGCGCCGAACTCGCCGAGCTGATCGAGGCCGGCGACGAGAAGGAACTGGCGGCGCGGTTCGCCGGCACCCTCCAGTTCGGCACCGCCGGCCTGCGCGGTGAACTCGGTGCCGGTCCGATGCGCATGAACCGGAACGTCGTCATCCGCGCCGCCGCCGGTCTCGCCGCGTACCTGAAGAAGAACGGCGCCCCCCACGGCGGCCCCGACGCCGGCCTCGTCGTCATCGGCTACGACGCCCGCCACAAGTCCGCCGACTTCGCCCGCGACACCGCCGCCGTGATGACCGGCGCCGGTCTGCGCGCCGCCGTACTCCCCCGCCCGCTGCCCACCCCCGTGCTCGCCTTCGCGATCCGGCACCTGGGCGCGGTCGCGGGCGTGGAGGTCACCGCGAGCCACAACCCGCCCCGGGACAACGGCTACAAGGTGTACCTGGGCGACGGCTCCCAGATCGTGCCCCCGGCCGACGCGGGCATCGCCGCCGAGATCGACGCGATCGCCTCCCTGCACGACGTACCCCGCCCGGAGTCCGGCTGGGAGACCCTGGACGACGCGGTCCTGGACGCCTATCTCGCCCGTACGGACGCCGTACTGGCCGCCGGCTCCCCCCGCACCGCCCGCACCGTCTACACCGCCATGCACGGCGTCGGCAAGGACGTCCTCCTCGCCGCCTTCGCCCGGGCCGGCTTCCCGGAGCCCGTGCTGGTCGCCGAACAGGCCGAGCCCGACCCGGACTTCCCGACCGTCGCCTTCCCCAACCCGGAGGAGCCGGGCGCGATGGACCTGGCGTTCGGCCTGGCCCGCGCGACCGATCCGGACCTGGTCATCGCCAACGACCCGGACGCCGACCGCTGCGCCGTGGCCGTCAAGGACGGCGGCGAGTGGCGGATGCTGCGCGGCGACGAGGTCGGCGCG comes from the Streptomyces sp. SUK 48 genome and includes:
- a CDS encoding purine-nucleoside phosphorylase, producing MNASLLPDDIQGDPYAAADAAAARLRALTGAETHDVALVMGSGWAPAVDALGAPDAEFQVTELPGFPPPAVEGHGGKVRSYTFGDKRALVFLGRTHYYEGRGVAAVSHGVRTAVAAGCKTIVLTNGCGGLREGMRPGQPVLISDHINLTATSPIVGANFVDLTDLYSPRLRALCKEVDPTLEEGVYAQFPGPHYETPAEIRMARVIGADLVGMSTVLEAIAAREAGAEVLGISLVTNLAAGMTGEPLNHEEVLQAGRDSAARMGTLLAQVLRKL
- a CDS encoding phospho-sugar mutase encodes the protein MHDLIARASAWLAEDPDPDTRAELAELIEAGDEKELAARFAGTLQFGTAGLRGELGAGPMRMNRNVVIRAAAGLAAYLKKNGAPHGGPDAGLVVIGYDARHKSADFARDTAAVMTGAGLRAAVLPRPLPTPVLAFAIRHLGAVAGVEVTASHNPPRDNGYKVYLGDGSQIVPPADAGIAAEIDAIASLHDVPRPESGWETLDDAVLDAYLARTDAVLAAGSPRTARTVYTAMHGVGKDVLLAAFARAGFPEPVLVAEQAEPDPDFPTVAFPNPEEPGAMDLAFGLARATDPDLVIANDPDADRCAVAVKDGGEWRMLRGDEVGALLAAHLVRRGVQGTFAESIVSSSLLGRIAGKAGLPYEETLTGFKWIARVDGLRYGYEEALGYCVDPEGVRDKDGITAALLITELASGLKEEGRTLLDLLDDLAVEHGLHATDQLSVRVQDLSLIADAMRRLREQPPTRLAGLAITRAEDLTRGTETLPPTDGLRYTLDGARVIVRPSGTEPKLKCYLEVVVPVPDRADLPAAHARAKELLEAVKRDLSAAAGI